From the Limanda limanda chromosome 2, fLimLim1.1, whole genome shotgun sequence genome, one window contains:
- the LOC133023877 gene encoding tripartite motif-containing protein 16-like, whose protein sequence is MAQQENQRDRERFCCSICLDPLKDPVTTGCGHSYCLSCINTHWDKKEERGSYSCPQCRQTFTQRPVLVKNTMLADSLEELKKTGLQAAPADHCYAGPEDVACDFCTGRKLKALKSCLVCLASYCEKHLQSHLQSPPWKKHKLVEPSEKLQENICSRHNEVMKMFCRTDQQCICYLCSMVEHKDHDTVPAVAERILRQRELGLRRQTIQQRVQDTEKDVKLLQQEEKAVNGSADKAVEDSEKIFTELIRLLEKRSSDVKQQIRFQQETEVSQVRELQERLEQEITELKKQDRELKQLLDTEDHNQFLHNYPSLSPLSESTHSSSIRIPPLRNFEDVTAAVSQVRGRLQDILSETETETLQIVSPVEVLLPQPEPETRTDFLKYSQEITLDPNTAHRGMLLSKGRRKVKYMRKKQTYSNHPDRFTDLPQVLSRESLTGRCYWEVEMVGHGAGVAVTYKNISRAGDSLECGFGKNDKSWMLFCHVNRYHFDYNSIRTPVSGPVSSRVGVYLDHSAGVLSFYSVSDTMTLLHRVQTTFTQPLYAGVWVCYSPGDTAEFCKLK, encoded by the coding sequence atggcgcagcaagaaaatcaacgggacagagaaagattctgctgttcgatctgtctggatccactgaaggatccggtgactactggctgtggacacagctactgtctgagctgtattaacacccactgggacaaaaaggaggagagaggaagctacagctgtcctcagtgtagacagaccttcacacagaGGCCTGTCCTagtgaaaaacaccatgttagctgattcactggaggagctgaagaagactggactccaagctgctcctgctgatcactgctatgctggacctgaagatgtggcctgtgatttctgcactgggagaaaactgaaagctctcaagtcctgtttggtttgtttggcctcttattgtgaaaaacacctccagagTCATCTTCAGTCCCCTCCAtggaagaagcacaagctggtggagccctcggagaagctacAGGAGAAtatctgctctcgtcacaatgaggtgatgaagatgttctgccgcactgatcagcagtgtatctgttatctctgctctatggttgaacataaagaccacgacacagtccCAGCTGTAGCAGAAAGGATtttgaggcagagagagctcggactgaggagacaaacaatccagcagagagtccaggacacagagaaagatgtgaagctgcttcaacaggaggagaaggccgtcaatggctctgctgataaagcagtggaggacagtgagaagatcttcactgagctgatccgtctgctggagaaaagaagctctgatgtgaagcagcagatcagattccagcaggaaactgaagtgagtcaagtcagagagcttcaggagagactggagcaggagatcactgagctgaagaagcAAGAccgtgaactgaagcagctcttagacacagaggatcacaaccagtttctacacaactacccctcactgtcaccactcagtgaatctacacactcatccagcatcaggatccctcctctgaggaactttgaggacgtgacagcagctgtgtcccaggtcagaggtcgactacaggacattctgagtgagacagaaacagagactttacagattgtgtctccaGTGGaagttttactgccacaaccagagccagagaccagaactgacttcttaaaatattcacaggaaatcacactggatccaaacacagcacacagaggtatgttattatctaagggaagaagaaaagtaaagtatatgagaaaaaaacagacttattctaatcacccagacagattcactgatctgcctcaggtcctgagtagagagagtctgactggacgttgttactgggaggtggagatggtAGGACATGGAGctggtgtagcagtcacatacaagaatatcagcagagcaggagactcactTGAATGTGGATTTGGaaaaaatgataaatcttggatgTTATTTTGTCATGTTAACCGTTATCACTTTGattacaacagcatcaggaccccagtgtcaggtcctgtgtcctccagagtaggagtgtacctggatcacagtgcaggtgttttgtccttctacagcgtctctgacaccatgactctcctccacagagtccagaccacattcactcagcctctctatgctggagtttgggtttgttattctcctggagacacagctgagttctgtaaactcaaatag